The proteins below come from a single Chelmon rostratus isolate fCheRos1 chromosome 10, fCheRos1.pri, whole genome shotgun sequence genomic window:
- the cdk20 gene encoding cyclin-dependent kinase 20, whose translation MEQYSILGRIGEGAHGIVFKAKHIETGETVALKKVALRRLEDGIPNQALREIKALQEIEDNQHVVKLKDVFPHGTGFVLVFDFMLSDLSEVIRNSQRPLTPAQVKGYMMMLLKGVAFLHHNNIMHRDLKPANLLISSSGHLKIADFGLARLFTEEGERLYSHQVATRWYRAPELLYGARKYDEGVDLWAVGCIFGELLNSSPLFPGENDIEQLCCVLRVLGTPTQDSWPEIVELPDYNKITFKENPAIPLEEIVPDTSPQAVDLLYKFLVYPSKQRCSARQALLHPYFFCSPLPAHHSELPIPQRGGRPPRQRLQAPPTDFSLDLPLQRSVVDPALLQGHASCL comes from the exons ATGGAACAGTACAGCATTCTGGGTCGGATCGGTGAAGGGGCTCATGGCATCGTCTTCAAGGCCAAACACATCGAG ACAGGAGAAACAGTGGCTCTGAAGAAAGTGGCTCTGAGGAGGCTGGAAGATGGCATCCCCAACCAGGCTCTGAGGGAGATCAAGGCCCTGCAGGAGATCGAGGACAACCAACAT gtagTGAAGCTGAAGGATGTCTTCCCTCACGGCACTGGCTTCGTCCTGGTGTTTGACTTCATGCTCTCTGACCTCTCCGAGGTTATCAGGAACTCTCagcgacctctgacccctgctCAGGTCAAAGGTTacatgatgatgctgctgaaggGCGTTGCCTTCCTGCATCACAACAACATCATGCACCGG gacCTGAAGCCAGCAAACCTCCTCATCAGCTCTTCAGGTCATCTGAAGATTGCAGACTTTGGTCTGGCCAGATTGTTCactgaggagggggagagacTGTACAGCCATCAGGTGGCcaccag gtgGTACAGAGCTCCTGAGCTGCTGTATGGAGCCAGAAAGTACGACGAAGGAGTCGACCTGTG ggcgGTGGGCTGTATTTTCGGGGAGCTCTTGAACTCgtctcctctgtttcctggaGAGAACGACATTGAACAGCTCTGCTGTGTCCTCAGAGTGCTGGGAACACCAACACAAGACAGCTGGCCT GAGATCGTGGAGTTGCCAGATTACAATAAAATCACCTTTAAGGAGAATCCAGCGATCCCATTGGAGGAGATAGTCCCTGACACGTCTCCGCAGGCTGTCGACCTGCTTTACAAGTTCCTTGTTTATCCGTCCAAACAGCGCTGCTCCGCCAGACAG gctctcctccatccatacttcttctgctctcctcttcctgctcaccACTCAGAGCTGCCCATTCCTCAGAGGGGGGGCCGACCCCCACGCCAGCGCCTGCAGGCTCCACCCACTGACTTTTCATTGGACCTGCCCCTGCAAAGAAGCGTGGTAGACCCTGCACTGCTGCAGGGACACGCCTCCTGCCTCTGA